The following coding sequences are from one Variovorax sp. RA8 window:
- a CDS encoding type IV secretory system conjugative DNA transfer family protein, with the protein MTKDRFNNAVGPQVRAEKEGPGKVIPALAVLSLGGGLQAATQFFAHDFKYQAALGAHINHIYPPWGIVQWAGKWYGQYPDAFMRAGSIGVTITGVGLISLVVAKMVLANSSKVNEYLHGSARWANVRDIQAAGLIPRARSFWQTITGKDAAASSGVYVGAWIDKKGKQHYLRHNGPEHVLCYAPTRSGKGVGLVVPTLLSWGHSAVITDLKGELWALTAGWRQKHAKNKVLRFEPATASGSVCWNPLDEIRLGTENEVGDVQNLATLIVDPDGKGLESHWQKTSQALLVGVILHALYKAKAEGTPATLPGVDAMLADPNRDIGELWMEMTTYSHVDGQVHPVVGSAARDMMDRPDEEAGSVLSTAKSYLALYRDPIVARNVSKSEFKIKDLMHHDNAVSLYIVTQPNDKARLRPLVRVMVNMIVRLLADKMDFENGRPVAHYKHRMLMMLDEFPSLGKLEIMQESLAFVAGYGIKCYLICQDINQLKSRETGYGHDESITSNCHVQNAYPPNRVETAEHLSKLTGQTTVAKEQITTSGRRTSALLGQVSRTIQEVQRPLLTPDECLRMPGPVKTEGGDIAKAGDMVVYVAGYPAIYGKQPLYFQDPTFQARAAIPAPKNSDKLRNSFVAPAGEGITI; encoded by the coding sequence ATGACAAAAGACAGGTTCAACAACGCGGTAGGGCCGCAGGTACGCGCCGAGAAGGAGGGGCCTGGCAAGGTCATCCCGGCGCTGGCCGTGCTGTCCCTTGGCGGCGGATTGCAGGCTGCTACGCAGTTCTTCGCCCATGACTTCAAGTACCAGGCCGCGCTTGGCGCGCACATCAACCACATTTACCCGCCGTGGGGAATCGTCCAGTGGGCCGGCAAGTGGTACGGCCAGTACCCCGACGCCTTCATGCGCGCCGGAAGCATCGGCGTCACGATTACCGGCGTTGGCCTCATCAGCCTGGTTGTCGCCAAGATGGTGCTGGCGAATTCATCGAAGGTGAACGAGTACCTGCACGGCTCGGCCCGCTGGGCGAACGTCAGGGACATTCAGGCGGCCGGCCTCATCCCGCGTGCGCGGTCGTTCTGGCAAACCATCACCGGCAAGGATGCGGCGGCCAGCTCAGGCGTCTACGTGGGCGCGTGGATCGACAAGAAGGGCAAGCAGCACTACTTGCGCCACAACGGGCCGGAGCATGTGCTTTGCTATGCGCCGACCCGTTCCGGCAAGGGCGTCGGCCTGGTGGTTCCTACGCTGCTGTCCTGGGGCCATAGCGCAGTCATCACCGACCTGAAAGGCGAGCTGTGGGCGCTGACGGCCGGATGGCGGCAGAAGCATGCGAAGAACAAGGTTCTGCGTTTCGAGCCGGCGACGGCCAGCGGTAGCGTTTGCTGGAACCCACTCGATGAAATCCGCCTTGGCACGGAAAACGAAGTGGGCGACGTGCAGAACCTCGCAACGCTGATCGTTGACCCGGACGGCAAGGGCCTCGAATCGCACTGGCAAAAGACCAGCCAGGCGCTGCTTGTCGGCGTGATCCTGCATGCGCTCTACAAGGCCAAGGCCGAAGGCACGCCGGCCACGCTGCCCGGCGTCGATGCCATGCTGGCCGACCCCAACCGCGACATTGGCGAGCTGTGGATGGAAATGACCACCTACAGCCACGTAGACGGCCAGGTCCACCCGGTTGTCGGCTCTGCCGCCCGCGACATGATGGACCGGCCCGACGAGGAAGCAGGATCGGTGCTGTCCACCGCCAAGTCCTACTTGGCCCTGTACCGCGATCCCATCGTGGCCCGCAACGTGAGCAAGTCCGAATTCAAGATCAAGGACTTGATGCACCACGACAACGCGGTGAGTCTCTACATCGTCACGCAGCCAAACGACAAGGCCCGCCTGCGGCCGTTGGTGCGGGTCATGGTGAACATGATCGTTCGCCTGCTGGCCGACAAGATGGACTTCGAGAACGGCCGTCCGGTGGCGCACTACAAGCACCGCATGCTGATGATGCTTGACGAGTTTCCCAGCCTGGGGAAGCTCGAAATCATGCAGGAGTCGCTGGCATTCGTGGCCGGCTACGGCATCAAGTGCTACCTGATTTGCCAGGACATTAACCAGCTCAAGAGCCGCGAAACCGGCTACGGCCACGACGAGAGCATCACGTCGAACTGCCACGTCCAGAACGCCTACCCACCGAACCGCGTTGAGACGGCCGAGCATCTTTCCAAGCTCACCGGCCAGACCACCGTAGCGAAGGAGCAGATCACCACCAGCGGCCGGCGCACGAGCGCTTTGCTGGGCCAGGTGTCGCGCACGATCCAGGAAGTTCAGCGCCCCTTGCTCACGCCCGATGAGTGCCTGCGCATGCCCGGCCCGGTGAAGACCGAGGGCGGCGACATTGCAAAGGCCGGCGACATGGTGGTGTACGTCGCGGGCTATCCCGCGATCTACGGCAAGCAGCCACTGTATTTCCAAGACCCGACCTTTCAGGCGCGGGCGGCGATTCCCGCACCGAAGAACAGCGACAAGCTGCGTAACAGCTTTGTCGC